The DNA region ACGCGCTGACCGCCAGGATCGTCGACGAGGTCACCGGCCGGACAGGCGCGCTGCCGATGCTCTCGCACGCCCTGCTGGAGACCTGGCGGCACCGCCGGGGCCGGACGCTGACCATGACCGCGTACGAGGAGGCGGGCGGCGTACACGGCGCGATCACCGCCACGGCTGAACAGGTGTACGCCGAGCTGTCCCCGGTCCAGGCCCGCATCGCCCGCCGCATCCTGCTGCGCCTGATCGCCCCCGGCCAGGGCACCGCCGACACCCGCCGCCCGGCGGCACGCGCCGAGCTGGAGCCGGGGCCACAAGGGCAGGCATACGGGCGGGATGTCACCGGCGTCGTCGAACTCCTCGCCGCCGCCCGCCTGATCACCCTGAACGACGGCACCGTCGAGCTCGCCCACGAAGCGCTGATCAGCGGCTGGCCCCGGCTGCGTGACTGGGTCGAGGAGGACCGTGAGCGGCTGCGCGAGCAGCACCGGCTCTCCGAGGCCGCCCGCGCCTGGCAGGAACTGGGCCACGACCCTGGCGCCCTGTACCGGGGAGCCCGGCTCAGCCGGGCCGAGGATCTGTTCGCCGTGCCGGAACGGCCCGCCGCGGACCTGGCGGACGACCTGACCCGCTCGGAAGGTGCCTTCCTCACCACCGCGCTGGCCGCCCGCGACGCCGAACGGGCGGCCGCCGCCCGTACCACCAGGAGGTTCCGCACCCTCAGCGGCGCCCTTTCCGCGTTTCTGGTACTCGCCCTCGTGGCTGGCCTGCTCGCCTGGCAGGAGAACCGGGCGAGCGAGAACGAACGGGCCAAGGCCGCCGCCCGCAGCGTCGCGGCGATCGCCGACAGCCTGCGGTCCTCCGACCCCCGCACTGCCATGCTGCTCGGCGTCGCCGCCTGGCGGATCGCCCCGCTGACCGAGACCCGTTCGGCGTTGCTCGGTGCCCTGGCCCAGCAGGAGCGGGACACCTTCACCGATCCGGAGAAGGGCAAGGACGTACAGCGGTTCCTCACCGGCCGGGGCCGGATGCTGCTCAGCGTCGTGGGCCGTCGGACAGTCCTGCGGGACGTAACCGGTCACCGACCGGCCGTCCCGGTCCGGCTGCCCGAGGACGCGGGGGTGGCGGATGTCAGCCCGGACGGCAGGATCCTCTACCTCGCGGGGAAGGACGGTGACCAGTTGTGGGACCTGCCAGCGGGCAGGGCCGCCGACCCACGTGTCCTGCGGAAGGCGGCACTGCTGGACTTCGGGGCCGACGGGCGCACTTACCTTCTTGGTACGCCGCGTACGCCGCGGGGGCCGGGCACCGTGCAATTGCGCCGGCTAGGGAAGGACGAGGTCCTCTTCGAGGAGCCCCTGCCGGAGGACTTGTCCGGCGCCGCTCTCGGCGCGGACGGCCGGCTGGTGGCCGTCTGCCCCTCCGACGGCCCGCTCCGGGTATGGGACACCGCGCGCCGCAAGCGCCTGCGAGGGCCATGGGACAGCGCGTCGCGGGGCGCCTGCGCCATCGGCACCGGCAAGGTCCGGTTCAGCCACGACGCAAGGCTGCTGGCCGTAGTGTCCAGGACCGGGATCCAGATCTGGGACATTCCCCGTGAGCGTCTCCTCACCGATCTTGAAACCCGCGGCGGCACTGGTGTCATGGACGTCGACTTCACCCCGGACGGGGCGTTCCTGGCGACGGTCGACGACCAGGAACTCGCGGTGTGGCGCCTGACGTCACCCGGCGTGCGGGCCTTCCGGCGTCCGCTGGCCGGCGAAATGGTGCACGGCCTCGCCTGGGATCCCGGGCCGGATCGCGTGCTGCGCTTCCTCGTCGGGGCCACCGTCCACTCGTACGACCTGAGTGCCAACCTCACGCCCCGCTGGCAGAGTTCGCCACCGGACTCTGCCGTACTCAGCCCGGACGGCACCGTCCTCGCGACCGGGATCGCCTCCGGCGTCGGTGGCCGCTGGGCCCTGCGCTCCACCCGTACCGACACGGTCCTCACCGAACAGCCCCCACGGCCCGCAGCCGGGAAGGGCCCCGTGCCCGGTTCCCCCTTTCCCCTGCTGGCGTTCAGTCCGGACAGCCGGGCACTCGCGATCAGCGAGACCATATCCTCACCCGGTTCCGCGCGGCAGCGGCTCACTGTGTGGGACGTGGCGGAGAACAAGGTACGGGCCTGGGCCGACGTGCCAAGGGCGGAGGGCAGCCTGCCGGTCGCCGTCGCCCTCGGCCCCGGCGGCCGGACACTGCTGGTCGCCAGCTCCGAGCGGGAAGACGCCGTGGTGGAGGTCTGGGACACCGGCTCCGGCCGCCTGCGCAGGACAGGCACGGTGCCGGGCTTCTCCGGTGTAACCCTCGCCGTACGGCCCGACGGGCGGCTGCTCGCCGGGTCGGGAGACCAGTACGCCCGGCTGCCGTCCGGTCCTGTCATCGGCCGTACGCTCAGCGAGGGCAGGGACGTGACCGCACTGGCGTTCAGCCCCGACAGCACCCGGCTCGCGACCGGGGACTCCTCCGGCCGGGTGACCTTGTGGGACGGCAGTGTGCAACACCGCTCGGGCGTTCTGGCCGGTTCCTCCACCACCATGTCCCAAGAAGATCCTGAGGCCGTGACCGCACTCACCTTCTCACCCGACGGCCGCACTCTCGCCGTGGGCGGCGTGAACGGCAGCCTCCAGCTCTGGGACGTCGCGTCCCGGCAGCTCCTCGTCGGCCTGGCCACCCCCGGTGAGGAGATCCGCTCCCTCGCCTTCGGCCGGGACGGCGGCACGGTGTACGTGGGCAGCCCGCACGTCCCGCTCCAGAAGTACCCCATCGACCCGGAACAGGCCGTCACCGGGATCTGTGACCGCACCGGCTCCGTCGGCCTGTCCAGGGCCGACTGGAAGTCGCATATCCCGGACGTTCCCTACCGCAGGATCTGCGGTTAGCGGGCCGGGGCACACGTCATTTCGCGTAGTAAGTGGCGTCCTGCCGGTCGAGTGCGGTGCTGATCGGCTGGACGCGGAACAGGTTGGTGCAGTGGCGGATGCAGCGGCCGGGGAAGTTGGCCGATTCGAGGGAGACGGTGCCACCGAGGCCGGGGACGACGCGCACGAGCAGCAGCGGACCGGGGCGCCGCCGCCAGCGACCGAGCAGTCCAAGATTCCTGGATTGGTCCCGGGCCGTGGCCGCCTGGCGCGGTTCTGCTGAGGGAACTGGACGCGCCCTTCCAAACGAGTCCAGCAGCGGCAGGCAAGAGGCCGAGCGCGATGAGCAACGCTGGAGCGTGGGACATCCGCCCGGCCTCTACCGTTTGCGCGGCCCGTGGGTGCAACTCCCCACACCACCCCAGCAAGCATGCAGGCCCATAACCACATCGTCAGAGGCTTCTGTTTGGACCTCTAGTTTTGTGACGTGCGGGGCGGCCTACGACCCGTCCAGCACCGCACCCTTCAGCAGATACGCCCTGGCGTCGGAGCCGATCAGCTCCAGGAGCACCGACTCGCTGGGCTCGGCCACCTGGTCGGTCACCGTCGGCACGGTCACCTCGGCGCTCGTGGACCCGGCCGGGATGTCCAGCTCCAGCGACAGGTTCGCCTCGGACAGCGGGCGCTCCGGGGCGGCCTCCACACCGTTCCGCCGGAGCCACTGCGGGTCTACGTCCTTAGTGGACAGCTCAATGCCGTCGGTGACCGGATTCACCAGGATCGGCTGCTCCAGATCCACGCCGGCGGCCTTGGACAGGGTCAGCCGCCAGGTCAGCGACTGCCCCTCGGTCACCCGGTCAGCGACCGGCGTCACGGTGATCGTGGGCACGGGATCGTCGTTCTGCGTGGTGACACCGCCCCGGTGCGAGCCGACGACGGCGCCCTTGACCGCCTTCACGGCGATGTCGTGTCGCAGGTCGTGGGAGTAGAGCGTGTCGCCCTTCACCACGACCGGTACGTCGATGGCGTTGCTGCCGGGCCGTACGGTCACCAGCTTGTCCGTGCCCAGCCCGGTCGCCTGGTCGAGGGTGTACACGCGGACCTGGCCGACGCCGTGCCCGGAGATCTCGACCGGGATCCGGTAGGTGCGGGTGCCCGAGTCGCCCTCCTTGACGGTCGTGCGGCCGACGTCGACGCGTGGCAGCGTCGGGGCCTGCACTGCGGGGGTGCCGGGGGTCCAGCCCCAGGCGTCCATCAGCCAGGCCTTCCCGGACGGCGAACGCGGCGTCAGGTCAAGGGACTTGACGTGCCGTAGGTCGAGCCCGGCGCGCGCGGCGGCGGTCAGCGGGACGCGGGCCTCCTGTGCCCAGTACGAGGCGGTGTGGTCGCTGCCGGGCAGCCCCTCCACTCGCACCCGGCCCAGCGCGGCCCTGCGTCCGGAGGCGTCGGTGACGGCCAGGTCGAGTTGTGTGCCGCTTGTGTTCGGGGGCACGAAGACGCGCAGCGCCAGTTCCTTGGAACCGGCGAGGGAGAGCGGTGCGGCGGGCTGAACACGGGCCGCCGTACCCGGCGTGGACCAGTTCAGGGCGACCGCGCGGCGGCCGGCCTCCCGTCCGGTGTCCCACGCCGCGAAGTGCGGCGAGGCCCCGGGTGTCTCCTGGTCCAGGCAGGCAGTCCTGGGGGCGGGGTCGATGGCCGAGCACAGCTGGGCGCCGGTCACGGTCACTGGTCCGTCGGGCAGGAAGGCGCCGCTGCGGCGTGCGCCGACCGCGTGGGTCAGGACACGGGCGGGGTCGGCGGAGGGGGCCCGTTTGCCGGAACCGTCGAGCAGCGGACGCACCCGGTCGTCGCCGGCGACGAACAGCCGGGCCGCGGCGGCGATGTAGGTGGCGCCTGCCTTGTGCTGCTGGTCGGCGGTGAGCCGGGGCTTGGAGCCGACCGAGCACACCCGGTCCGGCTGCTCCTCATCGTCGCGGAAGTCGTCCAGTGAGGGGGCCTGGGACCGGCCCGGCGTCCACTCGGTGTTGAAGAAGTTGTGGTTCGCGCCGACCATGTAGACGGCGCTGTGCAGCGCGTTGCCCCGGCTGACGCCGCGTGTCCCGTCGACGTACACCTCGCCCTGGAGGTCGGACACGTCGCCGTCGCAGCCCGGGAGGATCGTCACGGACGGCACGTCGGCGACCGGATTCTGGCCGAAGATCGTCGGTCCGATGAGGACGATGCCGCGGATCTTCCAGCGCACCGGGCCCCGGTAGCCGTCCTGGGCGGCGGGTGCGGGGTAGAGGCTGTCCATCGCCGCGCGGTTGACGCCTTCGCCGCCGCGCGAGTGTCCGACCAGCAGGACCTGGGAGAGGTCCGCCTCCGGCGCGTTGCGTACGGCCGTCGGTGCGCCGGTCGGGCGGGAGGCCCAGTCGGCCCAGCGAGCGAGGTGCCGGCGTACCAGCGAGGAGCGGGCCTGCGCCCCGGCGTCCTCGGCCTGCTGGTCCTGGCCGTTGATGCCGTTCGCGGAGATCGACACCGTCACATAGCCCTGCGAGGCCAGCAGTTGCTGGTCCTGCAGATGGCCCTTGTGGCTGGGGACCGGCCGGGTGCCGGACGGGCACGGCCACACACCGTTCGTGTAGTCCTTGTCGCCGGGCTTGAAGCAGGTCGTGTGGCGGCCGTGCAGGAACAGCGCGAGCGGGCGTTTGCCGGTGGCCCGCTTCGGTGCCACCACGACGGCCCGCATCTCGATCGGGGCGGCGTATCCGGGCAGCTTCACCGGGTCGAGGGTGTACTCGCCGGTGATGGTGCGATACGCGCCCGGCCTGCCGGGGTCGACGGGGTTGGCCGGCAGGGCGGCGGGCGGCTGCGCGGCGTCATGCACACTGCCATCCCGGGCCGAGGAGTTGTCCGCAGCCGCGTCCAAGCGGCGTCCGGCGGCCAGCACCTGCAGGTCCTTCAGGGGCGCGTTGCCGACCTCGTCGAGAGCGAGCCGGAACGTGCGGCTGTCCTTCCCGGGCTGCGGAATGCCGACCAGGCGGTTCGCCGAGCGGAACTCCACGCGGGCGTCACCCATGGGGACAGGCGTGGGCGACCGCCACACCAGCTCCCGAGCGGCGCCCTCTCCGCTGATCCGCCAACCCGGCGGCAGCGGGCTGTCGGCAGACGTGGTCAACGGTGTTGTGTCGGACGGTTGTCGGGCTTGTGCCAGTCCCGGTGTTCCCGCCAGGGCCGCGAATGCGGCCACGGCGGTGACGCCTATGCGCCAGGCACGGATCAAGGGGCCACTTCCTCACCACTGTGAGCGCGGGAGCCCCCTTTCCTGTCAGGAACCCCTCGCGCCTCATGGGAGCCCCAGGGAGCCCTGCCGGTTGCCTGGGGCCCAGAAACGAAGCAGGGAAGACCGCAAAAATTCGGCCACCCATGTTCGGGTCCGCAACCGTCGGAAACTCTGCCAGCGGCGGACATTCCCTTCAGGAAGCCGCCAACCCCCCTCACCGCACGAGGAGTTGGGTCACGGAGGCACCCAACTCCTGGAGCGGTCTTGCATTCGCCCGCTGCCCTGCGGCGACGAGTCTTCGCCAGCACCCTGTCCGTGCTGGTGGACAACAGCCATGATTTTTTCCCTCGTTGTCCGCACGCCAGAGGACTAACCTCGCCGATGACCAGGGGGAAACGGGCCGAGCGCCCGCATCACGAGGACCGATATGCCATACCTGACTGCCCAGGCCCGGGGCGCTGCCGACCCCGGATGTGCAACAGCACACCGTGGGCGGCCGCGGACACCCGAGGGAGCCACCGCATCACCGGCGATCCTGACCGCCGGCACGTCACCCCGGACGGGAACCTCGAGGTCCCCGTCCAGCCGTTACAACACGGAGCCTGCCCCCTCATGCCCTTCAAAGAGACGGCCCCCACCGCTGGAGGCAGCATCGCGGCGGGCCGCTCCTGGCCGTGCTGCTGAACCGCCTGCTGGGCGGCCGGAACCTGACCGCCGATGACACCGCGTCGGCGATGGACCTGATAGCGGCCCCGACTCTCTGACCGCTGGCCCGGGACCGCCCCGGTTACCGACTCATCGAGGAGTTTCCCATCATGGCGAATCTGTCGCACAACCTCGTGCAGGCCGCCGCGCGCCACCCTCGGCGCCCTGCCCTCCGGATGGGTGAGCAAGTCTGGACGTACGCCGAGGTGGACGTCATGTCAGCGCGGGTGGCGGCGGGCCTGACCGCCGACGGACTATGGCCCGGCGACCGGGTGGGGCTGATGCTGCCCAACGGTCCCGCCTTCGTCGTCCTCTACTACGGAATCCTGCGGGCCGGGGGCACCGTCGTACCGATCAACCCTCTGTTCAAGGCTCGCGAGGTGGAGCACTACCTGTCCGACTCCGGCACCCGCCGCCTCTTCGCAGCGGAGCAGTCCATGAGGGAGGCGGAACCCGCGGCGCGCGCCACGGACACCCACCTCGCCCGCATCGACCCGTCCGACATCACTGCCGGAGCAGGGGCGCACGAACCGCTTGCCACGGTGGCCGACCGGGACGGTGAGGCGACGGCCGCCATCTTCTACACCTCGGGAACGACCGGCCACCCCAAGGGCGCCGAACTCACCCACCACAACCTCGCCCGCAATGCCGACGCGGTCACCCGCCTCTTTGAGCTCACCGAACAGGACGTGGTACTGGGCTGCCTGCCCCTCTTCCATATCTTCGGACAGGGCTGCGCGATGAACACCGCCCTCCAGCAGGGCGCCTGCCTGGTCCTCCTCCCACGCTTCGACCCCGCAGCAGTACTGCACGCCATCGAGCAGCACCGGGTAACTGTCTTCGAGGGGGTACCCACCATGTACGCCGCCCTGCTGCAACAGCAGAGCGATGCGGACACCTCGTCGCTGCGGCTGTGCGTCTCCGGCGGCGCTTCGCTGCCGGTCCCGGTGCTGCACGCCTTCGAGCAGCGGTTCGGCTGCGCAGTACTGGAGGGCTTCGGCATGTCGGAGTGCTCGCCGGTGGTTTCCTTCAACCACCTCCACCGACCGCGTAAGCCCGGTTCGGTGGGAACCCCCATCAAAGGGGTCGAGGTACGCGTCCTGGCGCCCGACGGCACCGAGGTGCAGGGCGGTGCGGTAGGCGAACTTGCCGTCCGCGGCCACAACGTGATGACGGGCTACTGGCAGCGGCCCGAGGCCACCGCGGAGGCCATTCCGGACGGCTGGCTTCGCACCGGTGACCTCGTCCGCCAGGACGAGGATGGTTATCTCTTCGTCGTCGACCGCAAGAAAGACATGATCATCCGTGGCGGATACAACATTTACCCGCGTGAGATCGAAGACGTGCTCTACGAGCACCCCGACATCCTGGAGGTAGCCGTCATCGGCATCCCTCACGACACGCTCGGCGAGGATGTGGCCGCCGCGATCGTGCTCCGGCCCGGTGTCGAGCAACGCCCCGACGAACTGCGCCAGTTCGTCAAGGACAGGGTGGCGCCGTACAAATACCCGCGCCAAATTGTCTTCCTGGACGGGCTACCGAAGGGGGGCAGCGGCAAGGTCCTCAAGCGGGAGATTGCCATCCCACGCTGACCGCGACGGCGTCACATGCCAGTATCACTTCGATACGGGCGGACCGCGTACTCGTCCCAGTTCACACGGGCCCTTGGGGCGCGGTGCTCTCTTCCACCAGGAGACCCAGCGCGATGGTTGCCCCTCGCACCGGGCGAGCACGTTCAGCGTCAGACGCCGCGCTTGACGCTGTGGTCAGGTCGCCAGCTCCGAAGTCACTTCGGGGTTCCGGCGATGGTGCGGCCGCATTGGGCGTACCAGTTCAGCGTGTCCTCGTGTGTGACAGCACCGGCCGAGGCCACCTCGGTCGGTGCTGTCCCCTGCAGGATGCGTTTGATCGGCACTTCCAGTTTCTTGCCGGTGAGGGTACGGGGGACGGCGGGGGCGGCGATGATGTCGTCGGGGACATGGCGGGGTGACAGTTCAGTGCGGATCGCGGTGACGATTCGGCCGCGCAGGGTGTCGTCCAGCTGGATGTTCTCGGCGAGGACGACGAACAGGGGCATCACGTAGCCGCCGTCGGGGAGTTCGGCACCGATGACGAGGCTGTCGGTGATCTCGGGGAAGCGGTCCACCACGGCATAGATGTCGGCGGAGCCCATCCGTACGCCCATGCGGTTGAGGGTGGAGTCGGACCGACCGGCCACGACGATGCTGAGGTCGTCGTGCACGGTCACCCAGTCGCCGTGCCGCCACACACCGGGAAATGTGTCGAAGTAACTGGCGTGATATCGCTGCCCGTCCGGATCCGCCACGAACCGCAGGGGCATCGAGGGCATGGGCTCGGTGACGACCAGTTCGCCTTGCTGCCCGGTCAGCGGATGCCCCTCCGGGTCCCAGGAGGCCAACGCGACGCCAAGCGCCGGCGCGGGGATGCGTCCGGTGCGAACCGGTAGGTCGGCGGCGGCGCCGGCCAGGGCGGAGCAGATGTCGGTGCCGCCGCACACCGACTGCAGCCACACGTCCGGGGACACGTGTGAGTAGACCCACCGCCACGCCGAAGGCGCAAGGGTGGAGCCCGTCTGTAGGATCGAGCGCAGCCGGCTCAGCCCAACTGCGGCTCGGGGCTGGGCGTTTGCCTGCTCGCCCGCCATCAGAT from Streptomyces sp. NBC_00258 includes:
- a CDS encoding nSTAND1 domain-containing NTPase, producing the protein MGRREKPVDPDAGPIQRLAHELRALREQAGKPTYREMAGRTRYSTSALSQAAAGEQLPSLALVLAYAQALKADTGQWEERWREAHRAVVRSGQDAEAVPPYRGLTRYEADDRELFFGRDNLVGALLELVGEHRIAAVFGPSGSGKSSLLRAGLIPRLQQAPAPDRPAVIRVLTPGERPAHTHTAALTPHGAEQDTWVIVDQFEELFTLCHDSGQREGFLDLLLAARRPESRLRVVVAVRGDFYGHCAAHRELADAVSRANLLVGPMDPAELREVITRPAAAAGLSVEHALTARIVDEVTGRTGALPMLSHALLETWRHRRGRTLTMTAYEEAGGVHGAITATAEQVYAELSPVQARIARRILLRLIAPGQGTADTRRPAARAELEPGPQGQAYGRDVTGVVELLAAARLITLNDGTVELAHEALISGWPRLRDWVEEDRERLREQHRLSEAARAWQELGHDPGALYRGARLSRAEDLFAVPERPAADLADDLTRSEGAFLTTALAARDAERAAAARTTRRFRTLSGALSAFLVLALVAGLLAWQENRASENERAKAAARSVAAIADSLRSSDPRTAMLLGVAAWRIAPLTETRSALLGALAQQERDTFTDPEKGKDVQRFLTGRGRMLLSVVGRRTVLRDVTGHRPAVPVRLPEDAGVADVSPDGRILYLAGKDGDQLWDLPAGRAADPRVLRKAALLDFGADGRTYLLGTPRTPRGPGTVQLRRLGKDEVLFEEPLPEDLSGAALGADGRLVAVCPSDGPLRVWDTARRKRLRGPWDSASRGACAIGTGKVRFSHDARLLAVVSRTGIQIWDIPRERLLTDLETRGGTGVMDVDFTPDGAFLATVDDQELAVWRLTSPGVRAFRRPLAGEMVHGLAWDPGPDRVLRFLVGATVHSYDLSANLTPRWQSSPPDSAVLSPDGTVLATGIASGVGGRWALRSTRTDTVLTEQPPRPAAGKGPVPGSPFPLLAFSPDSRALAISETISSPGSARQRLTVWDVAENKVRAWADVPRAEGSLPVAVALGPGGRTLLVASSEREDAVVEVWDTGSGRLRRTGTVPGFSGVTLAVRPDGRLLAGSGDQYARLPSGPVIGRTLSEGRDVTALAFSPDSTRLATGDSSGRVTLWDGSVQHRSGVLAGSSTTMSQEDPEAVTALTFSPDGRTLAVGGVNGSLQLWDVASRQLLVGLATPGEEIRSLAFGRDGGTVYVGSPHVPLQKYPIDPEQAVTGICDRTGSVGLSRADWKSHIPDVPYRRICG
- a CDS encoding AbfB domain-containing protein, translating into MRVVPGLGGTVSLESANFPGRCIRHCTNLFRVQPISTALDRQDATYYAK
- a CDS encoding long-chain-fatty-acid--CoA ligase encodes the protein MANLSHNLVQAAARHPRRPALRMGEQVWTYAEVDVMSARVAAGLTADGLWPGDRVGLMLPNGPAFVVLYYGILRAGGTVVPINPLFKAREVEHYLSDSGTRRLFAAEQSMREAEPAARATDTHLARIDPSDITAGAGAHEPLATVADRDGEATAAIFYTSGTTGHPKGAELTHHNLARNADAVTRLFELTEQDVVLGCLPLFHIFGQGCAMNTALQQGACLVLLPRFDPAAVLHAIEQHRVTVFEGVPTMYAALLQQQSDADTSSLRLCVSGGASLPVPVLHAFEQRFGCAVLEGFGMSECSPVVSFNHLHRPRKPGSVGTPIKGVEVRVLAPDGTEVQGGAVGELAVRGHNVMTGYWQRPEATAEAIPDGWLRTGDLVRQDEDGYLFVVDRKKDMIIRGGYNIYPREIEDVLYEHPDILEVAVIGIPHDTLGEDVAAAIVLRPGVEQRPDELRQFVKDRVAPYKYPRQIVFLDGLPKGGSGKVLKREIAIPR